Proteins encoded within one genomic window of Paenarthrobacter sp. JL.01a:
- a CDS encoding electron transfer flavoprotein subunit beta/FixA family protein, whose amino-acid sequence MKIVVLVKHVPDAQFDRHITGPANTSDRDESILSELDEYALEAALQLAEERGGPKAGNEVIALSMGPSGAVNAVKKSLQIGAYSGFHLSDDALAGSDAAATSLALAAAIRHISADGRPVDLVLTGMASTDGETSLIPAQLAERLSLPQVTFASSLEVAGGQVTARRDAGPYSETVEAPLPAVVSVTDQINEPRYPNFKGILAAKKKKITPLTLSDIGLDASQVGLAGSWTVVESAEARPPRTAGTIITDEGDAGIKLVDFLAAQKLL is encoded by the coding sequence TTGAAGATTGTCGTTCTGGTCAAGCACGTCCCGGACGCGCAGTTCGACCGGCACATCACGGGCCCTGCCAACACATCCGATCGTGACGAAAGCATCTTGTCCGAACTGGACGAGTATGCCCTCGAGGCGGCGCTGCAGCTGGCCGAGGAACGCGGCGGCCCGAAGGCGGGCAACGAGGTTATCGCCCTGAGTATGGGACCGTCCGGGGCCGTCAACGCGGTCAAGAAGTCGCTGCAGATCGGCGCATACTCGGGATTCCACCTCAGCGATGACGCTTTGGCTGGCTCCGATGCTGCCGCTACTTCGCTGGCGCTCGCCGCCGCGATCCGGCACATTTCCGCCGATGGCCGCCCCGTGGACCTGGTCCTGACGGGCATGGCGTCCACCGATGGTGAGACGTCGCTGATCCCGGCCCAGCTGGCCGAGCGCTTGTCGCTCCCGCAGGTGACCTTTGCTTCCAGCCTCGAGGTGGCCGGTGGCCAGGTGACGGCACGTCGCGACGCAGGCCCGTACTCGGAGACTGTGGAGGCGCCGCTTCCTGCCGTTGTCTCGGTGACCGACCAGATCAACGAGCCGCGCTATCCCAACTTCAAGGGAATCCTGGCAGCGAAAAAGAAGAAGATCACGCCCCTAACACTGTCCGACATCGGGCTGGATGCCTCGCAGGTGGGCTTGGCCGGGTCATGGACCGTCGTGGAGTCCGCTGAAGCGCGGCCGCCGCGCACTGCCGGCACCATCATTACCGACGAAGGCGACGCCGGCATCAAGCTGGTCGACTTCCTTGCCGCCCAGAAGCTGCTCTAA
- a CDS encoding S1C family serine protease, whose product MTENPAQGSAPENREPSQPHATSGQHNDASRHSDDSQQPQQPAWNSGQKQGDETAAQPVAPSQPTTPLPAYQPQAQTQPQAQTPGQSQPQPSYYGNQQHDPAQRPGYPQHQPFYGGAANPSGNNPGSQFHSNQSQHAPGVQTGSHSTVATKRKPAFGVGTLVASMLAAGLIGGGVVAGSNALWDHPAPAASTGGQSSTVIVNNKDDVNVITAAAAKASPSVVTIKATSGNEGGTGSGIILDDQGHILTNTHVVTLDGATSSAAIEVRTNDGKVLKATVVGTDPLSDLAVIKVSDASGLVPATLGDSSKINVGDTAVAIGSPLGLTGTVTDGIVSTLNRTISVASSAAPKEGTDNSQGGGQGFEFAPPNGGQNQRSANEGSIAINVIQTDAAINPGNSGGALVNSRGEIIGVNVAIASAGSGSSDSSSGNIGVGFSIPINHAKRVAQEIIDSGKASHGQFGVSVRAKSGTSSDSGFSVGAEVASVTSGSAAAKAGIKVGDVVTKFGDYAVSDPNQLTAAVREQPAGAKVKVTIQRGGQNQEIEVTLDAAQQ is encoded by the coding sequence ATGACGGAGAACCCAGCGCAGGGCAGTGCACCGGAAAACCGGGAGCCATCCCAGCCCCATGCGACATCCGGCCAGCACAACGATGCCTCCCGGCACAGCGACGACTCACAGCAGCCGCAGCAGCCCGCCTGGAACTCAGGTCAGAAGCAGGGCGACGAAACTGCGGCGCAGCCGGTTGCGCCGTCGCAACCCACCACGCCCCTGCCGGCTTACCAGCCACAAGCCCAGACACAGCCACAGGCCCAGACCCCGGGACAATCACAGCCCCAGCCGTCCTACTACGGCAACCAGCAGCACGACCCGGCCCAGCGCCCCGGCTACCCGCAGCACCAGCCTTTCTACGGCGGCGCCGCGAATCCGTCAGGCAACAACCCCGGCTCCCAGTTCCACTCGAATCAGAGCCAGCACGCTCCGGGAGTGCAGACTGGCAGCCATTCGACAGTAGCCACCAAGCGCAAGCCCGCCTTTGGCGTGGGCACCCTGGTGGCCAGCATGCTCGCGGCAGGCCTGATTGGCGGCGGAGTCGTGGCCGGCAGCAACGCGTTGTGGGATCACCCGGCACCCGCGGCTTCCACCGGCGGCCAGTCGAGCACCGTCATCGTGAACAACAAGGACGATGTCAACGTCATCACGGCGGCGGCAGCGAAGGCCTCGCCCAGCGTGGTGACCATCAAAGCGACCAGCGGCAACGAGGGCGGCACGGGCTCGGGCATCATCCTGGATGACCAGGGCCACATCCTGACCAACACCCACGTGGTGACCTTGGACGGAGCTACGTCCAGTGCCGCCATCGAGGTCCGTACCAATGACGGCAAAGTCCTGAAGGCAACGGTTGTGGGAACAGATCCGTTGTCCGACCTCGCTGTCATCAAGGTCAGCGATGCTTCGGGCTTGGTGCCTGCCACCTTGGGCGACTCCTCCAAGATCAACGTGGGGGACACCGCCGTCGCCATCGGTTCACCGCTGGGCTTGACCGGTACGGTCACTGACGGCATCGTCTCCACGCTGAACCGGACCATCAGCGTGGCGTCGTCGGCAGCCCCCAAGGAGGGCACGGACAACTCCCAGGGAGGCGGCCAGGGCTTCGAGTTCGCGCCCCCGAACGGTGGCCAGAACCAGCGCTCAGCCAATGAAGGCTCCATTGCCATCAATGTCATCCAGACTGACGCGGCCATCAACCCAGGTAACTCGGGCGGTGCCTTGGTCAACAGCAGGGGCGAGATCATCGGAGTCAACGTCGCCATTGCCTCCGCAGGGAGCGGTTCCTCCGATTCCTCAAGCGGCAACATCGGCGTGGGCTTCAGCATCCCGATCAACCACGCCAAGCGTGTGGCGCAGGAGATCATCGATTCCGGCAAGGCCAGCCACGGGCAGTTCGGCGTTTCGGTGCGGGCGAAGTCCGGCACCAGCAGTGACTCCGGATTCTCGGTAGGGGCCGAGGTCGCCTCGGTGACCTCAGGTTCTGCCGCAGCCAAGGCCGGCATCAAGGTGGGCGATGTCGTCACCAAGTTCGGTGACTACGCCGTCAGCGATCCCAACCAGCTGACCGCAGCGGTCCGGGAGCAGCCGGCAGGCGCCAAGGTGAAGGTGACCATCCAGCGCGGCGGCCAGAACCAGGAAATCGAGGTAACCCTCGACGCCGCCCAGCAGTAG
- a CDS encoding TPM domain-containing protein, with protein sequence MRSIVKRVLAVIGVAGMLALPAGAAWAESPVTLDPTTKIVDSAGVLGGDKAKVEEAIQKLGKDHAMTLHAVFVKRFENPTDRVQWTQDVAEKAQLGSNALVLAVATETRQYQLSKPTNSKITNAQRDNITSKAIDPQLRAGNYAQAAIDAAAAIGDAAGGGSGTVPNGSAGVGVLVGVGVVAAGGAGTYLYLRNRRKKAGTKEVSAGYGPQGEQLDPLAGMSIPELRQKSGSLLIEADDAIRSSEQELGFAQAQYGDAAVGNFTKALEEAKGHMTESFKLQQQLDDHIPDTEEQQRSWLGEIIRRSEAALTSLRDQKADFDSLRELEKNAPQALSAVATGAQEADAKIASAEQSLEGLRAKYAESALTQVSDNILQAKERLAFVRNAAATAQEKLSSGENSMAAVAVRAAEESLHQTNILMEAISKTAGSLDEARTALDGAVAETSQDLAQARAMIQSGQHPELAGPVAGVEAALGQVKNEIQSGKIDPIATLSRVESAHQALDQSLSGIRDQQEQARRAQASLQQTIMAAQAQISATSDYITARRGGVGTDARTRLAEAQRNLDYALSISRNDPVTALTYAQQAHSLAAQAAQLAQSDVDQFGYANQGYGRGGMFGGGGGGGGLGGAILGGILINSILNGGGGGWGGGHNDGGGDGGFFGGGGDSGGGFDGGGWGGDGGGGGDF encoded by the coding sequence ATGCGGTCAATAGTTAAACGCGTACTCGCTGTCATTGGCGTGGCTGGAATGTTGGCCCTCCCGGCCGGCGCGGCTTGGGCGGAGAGCCCCGTGACACTCGACCCCACCACAAAAATCGTGGACTCCGCGGGCGTTCTTGGCGGCGACAAGGCCAAAGTCGAAGAGGCCATCCAGAAGCTCGGCAAGGACCATGCGATGACCTTGCACGCTGTCTTCGTCAAGCGGTTCGAGAACCCGACCGATCGCGTTCAATGGACCCAGGACGTAGCCGAGAAGGCGCAACTGGGTTCAAACGCACTCGTCCTGGCCGTTGCGACGGAAACGCGGCAGTACCAGCTGAGCAAGCCCACCAACAGCAAGATCACCAACGCCCAACGGGACAACATCACCAGCAAGGCCATCGATCCCCAACTCCGGGCAGGCAACTACGCCCAAGCTGCCATTGACGCAGCTGCAGCCATTGGCGATGCCGCTGGCGGCGGCAGCGGAACTGTTCCCAACGGCAGTGCCGGCGTAGGCGTTCTGGTTGGCGTTGGCGTCGTAGCGGCCGGCGGTGCGGGCACCTACCTCTACCTCCGGAACCGGCGCAAAAAGGCCGGTACCAAGGAAGTCAGTGCCGGCTACGGGCCGCAGGGCGAACAACTGGACCCCCTCGCAGGGATGAGCATTCCCGAACTGCGGCAGAAGAGCGGATCCCTGCTGATAGAAGCCGATGACGCCATCAGGTCCAGCGAACAGGAACTGGGTTTTGCGCAGGCGCAATACGGCGATGCGGCGGTCGGTAACTTCACCAAGGCCTTGGAAGAGGCCAAGGGTCACATGACCGAGTCCTTCAAGCTGCAGCAACAGCTCGATGACCATATTCCGGATACGGAAGAACAGCAGCGCAGCTGGCTCGGCGAGATCATCCGCCGCTCCGAAGCCGCACTCACTTCACTGCGCGATCAAAAGGCGGATTTCGATTCCCTGCGCGAATTGGAGAAGAACGCCCCACAGGCTCTCTCTGCAGTGGCCACGGGGGCCCAGGAAGCTGACGCCAAAATCGCAAGCGCGGAGCAATCACTTGAAGGTCTGCGTGCCAAATACGCCGAGTCGGCGTTGACCCAGGTCTCCGACAACATTCTGCAGGCGAAGGAACGCCTCGCCTTTGTACGGAACGCAGCAGCCACTGCACAGGAAAAGCTCAGCTCCGGCGAGAACAGCATGGCCGCTGTGGCCGTTCGCGCGGCGGAAGAAAGCCTGCACCAGACCAACATCCTGATGGAGGCGATCTCCAAGACGGCGGGCAGCCTGGATGAGGCGCGCACCGCTCTCGACGGCGCTGTCGCCGAAACCAGCCAGGATCTCGCCCAGGCACGGGCCATGATCCAGTCCGGGCAGCACCCCGAACTTGCCGGTCCGGTGGCCGGAGTGGAAGCCGCCCTGGGGCAGGTGAAGAACGAAATCCAGAGCGGAAAAATCGATCCCATCGCCACCCTGAGCCGGGTCGAGTCCGCCCACCAGGCGCTCGACCAGTCGCTGTCCGGCATCCGCGACCAGCAGGAACAGGCCCGTCGCGCCCAGGCTTCGCTGCAGCAAACCATCATGGCTGCGCAGGCCCAGATCAGCGCCACGTCCGACTACATCACGGCACGCCGCGGCGGCGTCGGCACCGACGCCCGCACCAGGCTGGCCGAAGCCCAGCGCAATCTGGACTATGCCCTGTCGATCTCCCGCAACGACCCCGTCACGGCTCTGACCTACGCCCAGCAGGCACACTCCCTGGCGGCACAGGCAGCCCAACTTGCGCAGTCCGATGTCGACCAGTTCGGCTATGCCAACCAAGGCTACGGCCGCGGCGGCATGTTTGGCGGCGGAGGTGGTGGCGGCGGCCTCGGCGGCGCCATCCTCGGCGGAATTCTCATCAACTCCATCCTCAATGGCGGTGGAGGCGGCTGGGGCGGAGGCCACAACGACGGCGGCGGTGACGGCGGTTTCTTCGGAGGCGGAGGCGACTCCGGCGGCGGATTCGACGGCGGCGGCTGGGGTGGCGATGGCGGCGGCGGTGGCGACTTCTAG
- a CDS encoding PspA/IM30 family protein: protein MVKQSIFGRISQLAKANINALLDQAEDPQKMLDQMVRDYTNNIAEAESAVAQTIGNLRMLQADYNEDIKNAQDWGNKALAASRKADEYRAAGDAADAQKFDNLAKVAIQRQMTAESEARTAEPSIASQTEVVEKLKAGLDQMKNKLNQLTAKRNELVARSKTAAAQSQVHDALKSIDIMDPTSEVGRFEEKIRREEAKVLGQQELAASSLDAQFNQLEDLGEQTEIEARLAALKSGGSKPAIGAGAPASSEATVDEADFDKL from the coding sequence ATGGTTAAGCAGTCCATTTTCGGTCGGATCTCACAGCTGGCAAAGGCCAACATCAACGCCTTGCTTGACCAGGCAGAGGACCCGCAGAAAATGCTGGACCAGATGGTCCGCGACTACACGAACAACATTGCCGAGGCCGAGTCCGCCGTTGCACAGACCATTGGCAACCTTCGCATGCTGCAGGCTGATTACAACGAGGACATCAAGAACGCCCAGGACTGGGGCAACAAGGCCCTCGCGGCGTCCAGGAAGGCCGATGAGTACCGCGCGGCCGGCGATGCCGCTGATGCGCAGAAGTTCGACAACCTGGCCAAGGTTGCCATTCAGCGCCAGATGACCGCCGAGTCCGAAGCCCGTACTGCGGAGCCGAGCATCGCCTCCCAGACGGAGGTCGTGGAAAAGCTCAAGGCCGGCCTCGACCAGATGAAGAACAAGCTCAACCAGCTGACGGCCAAGCGCAACGAACTGGTGGCACGTTCCAAGACGGCTGCAGCACAGTCCCAGGTCCACGACGCCCTAAAGAGCATCGACATCATGGATCCCACCAGCGAAGTGGGCCGTTTTGAAGAGAAGATCCGTCGCGAAGAGGCCAAGGTGCTCGGCCAGCAGGAGTTGGCTGCTTCCAGCCTCGACGCCCAGTTCAACCAATTGGAAGACCTCGGTGAGCAGACGGAGATTGAGGCCCGCCTTGCAGCCCTGAAGTCCGGTGGCTCCAAGCCTGCCATCGGCGCAGGTGCCCCGGCTTCATCCGAAGCGACCGTCGACGAAGCAGACTTCGACAAGCTCTAA
- a CDS encoding GntR family transcriptional regulator, with amino-acid sequence MVNDDTTQSPDRHVLQRDSPIAVYQQVADVLTDLVSRLEPGSRIPTEEALMDDYGISRTTVRKAIETLVGKGLLVRRQGKGTFVMAQRPVKMLNRLAPFMETFTAAGMKTVKGLIEYKWMEKDKTVPAKLVSDDNLVLVIRRSYSSAGWPYAIAEIFIPSHIGRHISLADAERNSIYQVIQDRTLKPLHRAEITVTMHAPPEHLADALNVRAFAMVPRLERTTLGPHGEVLECTVTYFHPKGFEIRAEVATDASPGEEAQQNGAGQMART; translated from the coding sequence ATGGTCAATGACGACACCACTCAAAGCCCGGACCGCCATGTCCTCCAGCGGGACAGTCCAATAGCGGTTTATCAGCAAGTGGCCGACGTACTGACGGACTTGGTGAGCCGCCTGGAACCGGGCTCCCGCATTCCCACCGAGGAAGCCCTCATGGATGACTACGGCATCAGCCGAACGACAGTGAGGAAGGCCATCGAGACCCTTGTAGGGAAGGGGCTGTTGGTGCGCAGGCAGGGCAAAGGCACATTTGTGATGGCGCAGCGTCCCGTGAAGATGCTGAACCGCTTGGCCCCGTTCATGGAGACGTTTACTGCGGCTGGAATGAAGACCGTCAAGGGCCTCATTGAATACAAATGGATGGAAAAGGACAAGACGGTTCCGGCCAAGCTGGTTTCGGATGACAACCTTGTGCTGGTGATCCGGCGTTCTTACTCCAGCGCCGGCTGGCCTTACGCCATCGCGGAGATCTTCATCCCCTCGCACATAGGACGCCATATCAGCCTGGCTGACGCTGAGCGGAACTCCATCTACCAGGTCATCCAGGACCGGACCCTGAAGCCCCTGCACCGTGCCGAAATTACCGTCACCATGCACGCGCCTCCCGAGCACCTGGCCGACGCCCTGAACGTCCGTGCATTCGCCATGGTGCCCCGCCTGGAACGCACCACTCTGGGCCCACATGGGGAGGTCCTTGAGTGCACAGTGACCTATTTCCACCCGAAGGGATTCGAGATCCGCGCAGAAGTGGCAACCGATGCCAGCCCGGGGGAGGAAGCCCAACAGAACGGCGCGGGGCAGATGGCGAGAACTTAG
- a CDS encoding UPF0182 family protein has protein sequence MSRPASTNPPGRSPLRRGSLTPTLIVVAVAVVGFIFFANVWTDVLWYQQLGFFEVYLRENLARIITFLVGFAMMFAAVFFAIRIAYRARPVYAPDAESRDNLNRYQAQLEPVRRVVMIGLPILFGLFAGSAAASQWQKALLFFNQQPFGQSDPLFNLDISFYLMSLPFLGFVTGFLISITVVAGIAGILTHYLYGSIRLMERGIFTSRAAQIHIAVTGALFLILLGINFWLDRYTTVQSNSGRWAGALYTDVNAVVPTKAILAVAAALVAILFIVAAVIGRWRLPVIGTAMLVITAILAGGVYPWVIQQFQVRPSENTLEREFINRNINMTRSAYGLDKIDVSAYNATTTATAGALAADAQTAANIRLLDPNLISSAFAQLEQFRPYYQFPQTLNVDRYTVDGKVQDTVIAVRELNPDGLSANQQTWVNRHIVYTHGYGVVAAKGNKFTADGKPEFLQSGIPSNGVLGNDTTYEPRIYFGENSPEYSIVGAPDGAPNREQDRPASREGGGETQYTFNGNGGPNVGNWLNRILYSIKFQSSDLLLSDGVNAESQILYDRNPRERVQKLAPYLTVDGNAYPAVVDGRVKWIVDGYTTSQYFPYSQPQQLQNATADSQTSAGRTVALPNSSVNYIRNSVKATVDAYDGSVNLYAWDDQDPILKAWQKVFPTTIKPYSEMSGDLMSHVRYPEDLFKVQRELLGRYHVTDPDSFYQNNDAWSVPNDPTVSEAVKQPPFYMSLQMPDQEKPAFQLTSSFIPQTVNGNARNILYGFLAADSDAGNVKGVKADSYGKLRLLQLPTDTQVPGPGQAQNKFNSDPTVSQALNLLRQGASDVLNGNLLTLPVGGGLLYVQPVYLKSTGETSYPTLQRVLVAFGDKIGFAPTLDAALDQLFGGNSGATAGDSANNGQTPTTPPGTTTPPAGPTDAKADLKAALDAANKAIVDGQAALAKGDFAGYGDQQSKLSDALKKALDAEARLGTTSTPTTSPSATPTPSPSR, from the coding sequence TTGTCCCGTCCCGCCAGCACCAACCCGCCCGGAAGATCACCGCTGAGACGAGGTTCCCTGACTCCGACGCTCATCGTCGTGGCCGTGGCCGTCGTCGGGTTCATTTTCTTCGCCAATGTCTGGACTGACGTCCTCTGGTACCAGCAGCTTGGTTTCTTCGAAGTGTATCTTCGGGAAAACCTTGCCAGGATCATCACGTTCCTGGTCGGTTTCGCCATGATGTTCGCCGCCGTCTTCTTCGCCATCAGGATTGCCTACCGGGCACGTCCCGTCTACGCTCCCGATGCCGAGTCCCGGGACAACCTGAACCGCTACCAGGCCCAGCTTGAGCCGGTACGCAGGGTAGTCATGATCGGCTTGCCCATCCTCTTTGGGCTCTTCGCGGGCAGTGCCGCAGCCAGCCAGTGGCAGAAGGCCCTGTTGTTCTTCAACCAGCAGCCCTTCGGCCAATCGGATCCCCTGTTCAACCTCGACATCAGCTTCTACCTGATGTCGTTGCCGTTCCTCGGGTTCGTCACCGGCTTCCTGATCAGCATTACCGTAGTGGCCGGCATCGCAGGCATCCTCACCCATTACCTGTATGGCAGCATCCGCCTCATGGAGCGGGGCATCTTTACCAGCCGTGCAGCGCAGATCCACATCGCGGTCACCGGCGCACTCTTCCTCATCCTGTTGGGCATCAACTTCTGGCTGGACAGGTACACCACCGTCCAGAGCAACTCGGGTCGCTGGGCCGGTGCTCTCTACACGGACGTCAATGCGGTCGTCCCCACCAAGGCGATCCTTGCCGTGGCCGCCGCCTTGGTAGCCATCTTGTTCATTGTTGCCGCGGTGATCGGCCGCTGGCGTTTGCCGGTCATCGGCACCGCGATGCTGGTCATCACGGCCATCCTCGCCGGCGGTGTCTACCCGTGGGTCATCCAGCAGTTCCAGGTGCGTCCCTCGGAGAACACCCTTGAGCGGGAATTCATCAACCGCAACATCAATATGACGCGTTCGGCGTACGGCCTGGACAAGATTGATGTCTCTGCCTACAACGCGACGACGACCGCTACGGCAGGTGCCTTGGCTGCGGATGCGCAGACGGCGGCAAACATCAGGCTTCTGGACCCGAACCTCATCTCTTCTGCGTTTGCCCAGCTTGAGCAATTCCGTCCCTACTACCAGTTCCCCCAGACCCTCAACGTGGACCGCTACACGGTGGACGGCAAGGTCCAGGACACCGTGATCGCTGTCCGCGAGCTGAACCCGGATGGCCTAAGCGCCAACCAGCAGACCTGGGTCAACCGCCACATCGTCTACACACACGGCTATGGTGTGGTGGCTGCGAAGGGCAATAAGTTCACCGCCGACGGCAAGCCGGAGTTCCTCCAGTCCGGTATTCCGTCCAACGGCGTGCTGGGTAACGACACCACCTATGAACCGCGCATCTACTTCGGCGAGAACTCCCCGGAATACTCGATTGTTGGTGCCCCGGATGGTGCGCCCAACCGTGAACAGGATCGCCCTGCAAGCCGTGAAGGCGGGGGAGAAACCCAGTACACCTTCAACGGCAATGGTGGACCGAACGTCGGCAACTGGCTGAACCGGATCCTGTACTCCATCAAGTTCCAGTCCTCGGATCTGCTGCTTTCCGACGGCGTCAATGCTGAGTCCCAGATTCTCTATGACCGGAACCCGCGCGAACGCGTGCAGAAACTTGCGCCGTACCTGACGGTCGATGGCAATGCCTATCCGGCAGTGGTTGACGGTCGCGTGAAGTGGATCGTCGACGGGTACACCACCAGCCAGTACTTCCCGTACTCCCAGCCACAGCAGCTGCAGAATGCCACAGCCGATTCCCAGACCAGTGCAGGGCGGACAGTGGCCCTGCCGAACAGCTCCGTGAACTACATCAGGAACTCGGTGAAGGCCACGGTTGACGCTTACGACGGTTCGGTAAACCTTTACGCCTGGGACGACCAGGACCCCATCCTGAAGGCGTGGCAGAAGGTCTTCCCGACCACCATCAAGCCCTACTCCGAAATGTCGGGCGATCTGATGAGCCACGTCCGGTACCCGGAGGATCTGTTCAAGGTCCAGCGTGAGTTGCTTGGCCGCTACCACGTGACGGATCCGGACAGCTTCTACCAGAACAACGACGCCTGGAGCGTTCCCAACGACCCCACCGTCTCCGAGGCCGTGAAGCAGCCGCCGTTCTACATGTCGCTGCAAATGCCGGATCAGGAGAAGCCCGCCTTCCAGCTGACGTCCTCGTTCATTCCGCAAACCGTGAACGGTAATGCCAGGAACATCCTCTATGGCTTCCTCGCGGCAGATTCCGACGCCGGCAACGTCAAGGGAGTGAAGGCGGACAGCTACGGAAAACTGCGGCTCCTTCAACTCCCGACCGATACCCAGGTTCCTGGTCCCGGCCAGGCCCAGAACAAGTTCAACTCCGACCCCACGGTTTCGCAGGCGTTGAACCTCCTGCGCCAGGGTGCCTCGGACGTCCTGAACGGCAACCTGCTTACCCTGCCTGTTGGTGGCGGTCTGTTGTACGTCCAGCCGGTCTACCTGAAGTCGACCGGTGAGACGTCGTACCCCACTCTGCAGCGCGTCCTTGTAGCTTTTGGTGACAAGATCGGCTTCGCGCCGACCCTTGACGCGGCCCTGGACCAACTGTTCGGCGGCAACTCGGGAGCGACCGCGGGGGACTCGGCCAACAACGGCCAGACGCCCACTACGCCTCCGGGAACGACTACCCCGCCTGCGGGTCCGACCGATGCCAAGGCCGACCTCAAGGCGGCCCTGGACGCGGCCAATAAGGCCATCGTGGATGGGCAGGCAGCACTCGCCAAGGGTGACTTCGCCGGGTACGGCGACCAGCAGAGCAAGTTGTCCGATGCCCTGAAGAAGGCGTTGGATGCTGAGGCCCGCTTGGGGACAACCTCGACGCCGACCACCTCTCCGAGCGCGACGCCGACGCCCTCGCCGAGCCGCTAG
- a CDS encoding PDZ domain-containing protein, whose amino-acid sequence MLTSPSPEGSFTSRRSQDPRQTPDADPSQLPPAPARDGRYMIMVISGLLALALGIGAAALPVPYVIESAGPTFNTLGKDGDKAVISISGHESFPAKGNLDLTTVVMTGGPKTPATIFDVFRAWLDNSKAVYPEELIYPKGTTAEQTVQQGEIDMQTSQENAVAAALRQLEIPFEQRLDVAGLSDPSPSAGKIKEGDRLKTINGKAITSMAVVQAELAAGAGAPVAVVVERNGALVTETVTPTKNQADRYVLGVLLSSDFTFPFDVSISLDNVGGPSAGMMFALGIVDNLTPGDLTGGKHVAGTGTITADGAVGAIGGIAQKMIGARQHGATMFLAPAANCSDVAGHVPDGLQVVKVETLADATAAVERLGSGQDTSGLPTCTNN is encoded by the coding sequence ATGCTTACTTCGCCCAGCCCCGAGGGCTCCTTCACCTCGCGCCGGAGCCAGGATCCGCGCCAGACCCCCGACGCCGATCCCTCCCAGCTGCCTCCGGCACCTGCACGCGATGGCCGCTACATGATCATGGTGATCTCGGGCTTGCTGGCACTGGCACTTGGCATCGGGGCGGCAGCGTTGCCTGTTCCTTACGTGATCGAATCCGCCGGTCCCACTTTCAATACCTTGGGCAAGGACGGCGACAAGGCGGTCATCAGCATCTCCGGCCATGAGTCGTTTCCCGCCAAAGGCAACCTGGACCTCACCACAGTGGTCATGACTGGCGGCCCCAAGACTCCCGCCACGATTTTTGATGTTTTCCGTGCATGGCTGGACAACTCGAAGGCGGTTTATCCCGAGGAACTCATCTACCCCAAGGGCACCACCGCCGAGCAGACGGTCCAACAGGGTGAAATCGACATGCAGACATCCCAGGAGAATGCGGTGGCTGCAGCGTTACGGCAACTGGAGATCCCGTTTGAGCAGCGCCTCGATGTCGCTGGCCTGTCCGACCCGTCCCCGTCGGCAGGCAAGATCAAGGAGGGCGACCGCCTGAAGACCATCAATGGCAAGGCCATCACCTCCATGGCAGTGGTGCAGGCGGAACTTGCCGCCGGCGCCGGCGCCCCGGTCGCCGTCGTAGTGGAACGCAACGGCGCCTTGGTAACGGAAACTGTCACCCCCACCAAGAACCAGGCCGACCGCTACGTTCTCGGCGTGTTGTTGTCGAGCGATTTCACTTTTCCTTTCGACGTCAGTATCTCCCTGGATAACGTGGGAGGACCGAGCGCGGGCATGATGTTCGCTCTGGGAATCGTGGACAACCTGACTCCGGGGGATCTCACGGGTGGCAAGCACGTCGCCGGCACGGGCACCATCACCGCGGACGGTGCCGTCGGAGCGATTGGCGGCATTGCCCAGAAGATGATTGGTGCCCGGCAGCATGGGGCCACGATGTTCCTGGCCCCGGCCGCCAATTGTTCAGATGTTGCAGGCCATGTTCCGGATGGTCTCCAGGTGGTCAAAGTTGAAACGTTGGCAGATGCCACCGCCGCAGTGGAGCGGCTGGGGTCCGGTCAGGACACGTCTGGCCTTCCCACCTGCACAAACAACTAG